Sequence from the Paenibacillus tundrae genome:
CTTTAGAACATTGTCCATCAGAGCACGTGAGGATGAACTTATGGATGATTTCTCTATGGGTGGTGACGATTTAAGGGAAGCACTCAAACACTTGAGGCGACTGAACAAAATATTCGCTGCTCCTGGTCCCACCCTATTTGGTGTCGAGAAACTATGGAAAGAGATCGGTTGCCCTGATGAGCTTCACATTATGGATGTTGGCGCTGGTTCAGGAGATGTGAATGAGAAGTTACTCCGTTGGTCTGACAAAAAAGGCGTTAAACTGCACATTACACTCATCGATATGACAGAAGAGGCATGTGTGGAGGCAAGGCGACTATTTCAAAATGAACCGAGAGTCATTGTGCAACGTGCAGATGTCATGGATTTACCTGATGGCTCCGCTGACATTGTAACAGGATCTCAATTTGTACATCATTTTGATGGTCAACAATTGATTGATATCGTCTCCCAGATGCTGCGTATCTCCAGATACGGTGTGGTCATTAATGATATACATCGCCATCCGGTGTCCTATACGGCTGTGTGGATTACAACACGCTTAATCTCACGCAATCGCTACATTCGGCATGATGGCCCACTATCCGTTGCTAAAGGTTTCACAGGCAAGGACTGGCAGGAACTGAAGCAGAAGCTCAACCATCATACGATGAGTTACAGTTGGAAACCTCTGTTTCGTTATTCTGTTGTTATTCCGAATGATGCGGTCAAGACACTATCCTAGACAAATTAAAAATGCAAATTATACTGCAAAAACTTGTCCGAAAAGTGTACTCTTTAAATCTTTTGAATGGATGCACATGGATAATACTCTCTACATTTCAGTCATTAATCAAATTAGAGGAAGTGGAACTCTAAGTAGGAAGGGCAGGTGTAATCGTGTCCAAACAAGTTGACGTCATTATCATTGGAGCAGGCATTGCTGGCAGTACGTGCGCACTGCAGCTTGCGAAGCAAGGGCATGAAGTGATTTTGATGGATAGTCAAGAATTTCCCCGTCACAAAACATGTGGTGAATTCATGTCTCCTGAGACCAAGGAGATGTTGGAATACCTGGATATTCATCTTCTAGAACAGAAGCTACAGCCAACAATGATGGATCATGCGCAGATTATTATGCCTGACGGAGGAGAGATCGAAGCGCCTTTACCAGGCAATGCTTATGGCATTAGTCGTTATGAGCTAGATCGTATCTTGCATCAAGCAGCATTGGAAGCAGGAGCGACGATATTAACCAAATCAACCGTAACGAAGATTCAACAGCCGCAAGATGGCTTTTACGAAGTCCAGTTCAAGCAAGCAGGAGAGCTTGTTCAATATCGTGCTAAAGCGGTTATCGGGGCACATGGAACCAAGAAGCCACGGGGAGTTGTTCCGTCTGCAGAGGATCTACGGGATGAAACCGTCTATGTAGGAATAAAATCTCATTTTACTGGCATCACGATCCCACCTAGAGTGGAGTTGTACTTTTGCGAAGGTGGATATGTTGGCATCTCTCCGATTGAAAATGGGAAAACCAATGTGGCGGCTTTGTTGACACTGGAAACGGTACAAGGAAGCGGGACATCTGTGCCTGATATATTACATGCAGCATCGCAAACCAACAACAGATTAGCGGAGCGGCTCGCTGAAGGAGAGGCTGTTCCCGGTACGCAAGTATCCATAGCACCGCTGAACCTCTCTAACATACCAGAGCCATGGTCACAATATCCTCATATCGGTGATGCAATGATGATGATTCCGCCTCTAAGTGGAGATGGCATGTCAATCGCACTTCGTTCTTCATTGTTGTGCGCGCAGTACACAGACCGTTATCTCCGAGGTGAGCTGGATGATAAAGCGTGGGCAAGTGAGTATATTTTGGCAGCCAATCAAGAATTCACTCAACTGCTTAAACGAACAAGAACCATTCAGAAACTGGCTTTTGCTAAAGTTAACGTATACTATCCTAAACTTGTGCAGATGATGCCTAGCTTGGCATCCTATATCGTGCAAGCCACACGTTTACCGCATATGAATACGACGAACAGATA
This genomic interval carries:
- a CDS encoding methyltransferase domain-containing protein; this translates as MPFFRTLSIRAREDELMDDFSMGGDDLREALKHLRRLNKIFAAPGPTLFGVEKLWKEIGCPDELHIMDVGAGSGDVNEKLLRWSDKKGVKLHITLIDMTEEACVEARRLFQNEPRVIVQRADVMDLPDGSADIVTGSQFVHHFDGQQLIDIVSQMLRISRYGVVINDIHRHPVSYTAVWITTRLISRNRYIRHDGPLSVAKGFTGKDWQELKQKLNHHTMSYSWKPLFRYSVVIPNDAVKTLS
- a CDS encoding NAD(P)/FAD-dependent oxidoreductase; this translates as MSKQVDVIIIGAGIAGSTCALQLAKQGHEVILMDSQEFPRHKTCGEFMSPETKEMLEYLDIHLLEQKLQPTMMDHAQIIMPDGGEIEAPLPGNAYGISRYELDRILHQAALEAGATILTKSTVTKIQQPQDGFYEVQFKQAGELVQYRAKAVIGAHGTKKPRGVVPSAEDLRDETVYVGIKSHFTGITIPPRVELYFCEGGYVGISPIENGKTNVAALLTLETVQGSGTSVPDILHAASQTNNRLAERLAEGEAVPGTQVSIAPLNLSNIPEPWSQYPHIGDAMMMIPPLSGDGMSIALRSSLLCAQYTDRYLRGELDDKAWASEYILAANQEFTQLLKRTRTIQKLAFAKVNVYYPKLVQMMPSLASYIVQATRLPHMNTTNR